The Thermodesulfovibrionales bacterium genome contains a region encoding:
- a CDS encoding GYD domain-containing protein — protein sequence MPFYVILSTLTDEGRKTIKQKPDRILEVNKEIEEMGIKIHKQYAVLGPYDFVNIMEAPNNDAIMKMSVEIGSRGSVQLLTLAALPVEEFIKKLK from the coding sequence ATGCCATTTTATGTAATCTTGAGTACTCTGACCGATGAAGGGCGTAAGACGATCAAACAGAAACCGGATAGGATCCTTGAAGTGAACAAGGAGATTGAGGAGATGGGGATAAAGATTCATAAGCAGTATGCAGTCCTCGGACCGTATGATTTCGTCAACATCATGGAGGCGCCGAATAATGACGCGATTATGAAGATGTCGGTTGAGATCGGCTCAAGAGGTTCGGTCCAGCTCCTGACCCTCGCAGCTCTTCCCGTTGAGGAGTTTATCAAGAAGCTTAAATGA
- a CDS encoding transcriptional repressor, producing the protein MEKYKQIGFKLTPQRLAILGYLDGNKDHPSAEDVYRAVSRRFPTMSLATVYNTLEALRRRGGVAELTLDPEKKRFDPDTEPHHHLICMKCRRIADIHRDYHLQLPAGAAEDFQILGNHIEFYGVCPRCKKGK; encoded by the coding sequence ATGGAGAAATACAAACAGATAGGGTTTAAACTGACGCCGCAGCGCCTGGCGATCCTTGGTTACCTTGATGGAAACAAGGATCATCCTTCGGCCGAGGATGTCTATCGGGCGGTATCAAGGAGGTTTCCGACCATGTCCCTCGCGACCGTCTACAATACGCTCGAGGCGTTGCGACGGCGCGGAGGGGTTGCGGAGCTCACTCTCGATCCGGAGAAGAAGAGATTCGACCCGGATACCGAGCCGCATCATCACCTGATATGCATGAAGTGCAGGCGGATTGCCGACATTCACCGCGACTATCACCTGCAATTACCCGCAGGTGCCGCCGAAGACTTTCAGATACTCGGCAATCACATAGAGTTTTATGGCGTATGTCCTAGATGCAAGAAGGGCAAGTGA
- a CDS encoding redoxin domain-containing protein, translated as MSEICCGVRVGQSVPDFELETFEPGTGKFSKFSLEGAKKAKKWTVLVFYPADFTFICPTELADLAEKQQELKKLGCEVVSVSTDTKFVHYGWYHEEKLLEEVKFHMGADPKGTASKLFGVYDEESGLDLRGTFVVDPDGKLVASEMNFFNVGRNMDELVRKIEAFIYVRNAPAEVCPAKWKPGGKTLKPSEKIVGKVYEALK; from the coding sequence ATGAGTGAAATCTGTTGCGGTGTGAGGGTAGGTCAGTCAGTGCCTGATTTTGAGCTCGAAACCTTTGAACCGGGTACAGGAAAGTTTTCCAAATTTAGTCTGGAGGGAGCGAAGAAGGCCAAGAAGTGGACGGTCCTCGTATTCTATCCGGCTGACTTCACGTTCATCTGTCCGACGGAGCTTGCCGACCTTGCGGAAAAACAGCAGGAACTGAAGAAGCTCGGCTGCGAGGTCGTCTCCGTGAGTACCGATACGAAATTCGTACATTATGGGTGGTATCACGAGGAGAAACTCCTTGAAGAGGTGAAGTTCCACATGGGCGCCGACCCGAAGGGCACCGCGTCTAAGCTTTTCGGTGTCTATGATGAAGAGAGCGGTCTCGATCTTCGGGGAACCTTTGTTGTCGACCCTGACGGAAAGCTCGTCGCCTCGGAGATGAACTTTTTTAATGTCGGAAGGAACATGGATGAACTGGTGAGAAAGATCGAGGCCTTTATTTACGTAAGGAACGCACCCGCAGAAGTCTGCCCCGCCAAATGGAAGCCGGGAGGGAAGACTCTGAAGCCATCCGAAAAAATCGTCGGGAAGGTTTACGAAGCGTTGAAATAA
- the glnA gene encoding type I glutamate--ammonia ligase produces the protein MTAKDVIKMAQENKAVMANFKFLDFPGIWQHFAAPIAELKEEVFEEGLGFDGSSIRGWQAIHTSDMLIVPDPETAFMDPFMEYPTISLICNIVDPITKEYYTRDPRYIAQKAENYLKSTKIGDTAYFGPEAEFFIFDNIQFDQDSHSGYYFLDSVEGIWNSGRDEGPNLGYKPRHKEGYFPVPPTDSLVNLRTEMVMEMLKCGIYVEKEHHEVATAGQAEIDMRFESLVKMADKLMLFKYIIKNVAKRHCKTVTFMPKPLFGDNGSGMHTHQSIWKGSKPLFAGNGYAGLSDLALYYIGGILKHAPALAALTNPTTNSYKRLTPGFEAPVNLAYSARNRSACVRIPTYSPSPKAKRAEIRFPDPSCNGYLAFAAMLMAGLDGIENKIHPGEPLDKDIYELGPEELASVPTMPASLDEALNNLEADNEFLRKGDVFTGDAIETWINYKRTKEVDALRLRPHPYEFFLYYDI, from the coding sequence ATGACAGCAAAAGACGTAATCAAGATGGCCCAGGAAAATAAGGCGGTTATGGCAAATTTCAAATTCCTCGATTTTCCCGGGATCTGGCAGCACTTTGCTGCGCCTATAGCGGAACTGAAGGAGGAGGTCTTTGAAGAAGGTCTCGGTTTTGACGGCTCTTCTATCAGGGGATGGCAGGCGATCCACACATCGGATATGCTCATCGTCCCTGACCCTGAAACGGCATTCATGGACCCCTTCATGGAGTATCCGACGATAAGCCTCATCTGCAATATCGTGGACCCCATAACGAAGGAATACTACACGAGGGACCCCCGATACATCGCCCAGAAGGCGGAGAATTATCTGAAGTCGACTAAGATAGGGGACACCGCGTATTTCGGTCCAGAGGCGGAGTTCTTTATCTTCGACAACATACAGTTCGACCAAGACTCACACAGCGGATATTATTTCCTCGATTCCGTCGAAGGCATCTGGAACTCGGGTCGTGATGAGGGGCCGAACCTCGGCTACAAACCAAGGCACAAGGAAGGGTACTTTCCGGTGCCGCCGACGGACAGCCTGGTGAACCTCAGGACGGAGATGGTCATGGAGATGTTGAAGTGCGGCATCTACGTCGAGAAGGAGCACCATGAGGTTGCCACAGCCGGCCAGGCTGAGATCGACATGCGATTCGAATCGCTGGTTAAGATGGCGGACAAGCTTATGCTCTTCAAATATATCATCAAAAACGTCGCGAAGAGGCATTGCAAGACGGTCACCTTCATGCCGAAGCCGCTCTTTGGGGACAACGGCTCCGGTATGCACACCCATCAGAGCATATGGAAGGGCAGCAAGCCGTTATTCGCAGGCAACGGCTACGCAGGCCTGAGTGATCTTGCGCTCTATTATATCGGCGGGATTCTCAAGCATGCACCGGCCCTCGCAGCACTCACAAATCCTACAACGAATTCCTATAAGAGGCTTACCCCCGGTTTTGAGGCCCCTGTCAATCTCGCCTACTCCGCGAGGAACCGTTCCGCATGCGTAAGGATACCGACCTATTCCCCGAGCCCTAAGGCCAAGAGGGCCGAGATCAGGTTCCCCGACCCTTCATGCAATGGATATCTCGCCTTTGCAGCGATGTTGATGGCGGGGCTTGATGGTATCGAGAACAAGATTCACCCCGGTGAACCTCTCGATAAGGATATCTACGAACTCGGGCCCGAGGAACTCGCGTCGGTCCCGACGATGCCCGCGAGCCTGGATGAAGCACTCAACAACCTCGAGGCGGATAACGAATTCCTGAGAAAAGGCGACGTGTTTACCGGCGACGCAATAGAGACGTGGATAAACTACAAGAGGACAAAGGAAGTGGACGCACTGAGACTGAGACCGCACCCCTATGAGTTCTTCCTCTATTACGATATTTAG
- a CDS encoding P-II family nitrogen regulator, whose protein sequence is MKKIEAVIKPFKLDEVKDALNEIGIQGMTVTEVKGFGRQKGHTELYRGAEYVIDFIPKIKVEVVTSDSLSQKVVDTIEKAAKTGKIGDGKIFVYPIEDVVRIRTGERGESAL, encoded by the coding sequence ATGAAGAAGATTGAGGCCGTTATCAAGCCCTTCAAGCTCGACGAGGTGAAAGACGCATTAAACGAGATCGGCATCCAGGGGATGACCGTCACGGAGGTCAAGGGCTTTGGCCGGCAGAAGGGGCACACGGAGCTCTATCGGGGAGCCGAATACGTCATCGATTTCATTCCGAAGATAAAGGTTGAAGTCGTCACTTCGGACAGCCTGTCCCAGAAGGTCGTTGATACTATCGAGAAGGCGGCGAAGACAGGCAAGATCGGAGACGGCAAGATCTTTGTGTACCCGATCGAAGACGTGGTGAGGATAAGGACCGGAGAGCGCGGCGAATCTGCGCTGTAA
- a CDS encoding type 1 glutamine amidotransferase translates to MAVLILKNTSVEGPGTIEDHLNEAGMPYSVVDLEKEGLPDTKGFDTLVMMGGPMSVNEESQYRYISDEITLVKEFVAAGRKVFGVCLGAQIMAKALGARVYAGSEKEIGWYDITLTEEGSIDPLMKRLATHSRTEDLRRSFPVFHWHGETFDIPEGAVRLAGSALYPNQAFRYGDNAYAFQFHIEVRKAMIYEWLKNEPVDMVQIRAKTEAAYDDYLGGALSFYKAFLK, encoded by the coding sequence GTGGCTGTTCTGATATTGAAGAATACGTCGGTTGAAGGGCCGGGTACGATTGAGGACCACCTCAACGAAGCCGGGATGCCCTATTCTGTCGTCGACCTTGAGAAAGAAGGCCTGCCCGATACGAAGGGCTTTGATACCCTCGTTATGATGGGCGGCCCGATGAGCGTGAATGAAGAGTCACAATACCGTTATATCAGCGACGAAATAACGCTCGTGAAGGAATTTGTCGCAGCCGGTAGGAAGGTCTTCGGGGTCTGTCTCGGTGCCCAGATCATGGCAAAGGCGCTCGGTGCAAGGGTTTATGCCGGCTCTGAAAAGGAGATCGGCTGGTACGACATCACCCTCACGGAAGAGGGCTCGATTGACCCGCTCATGAAGAGGCTCGCAACGCATTCGCGGACAGAAGACTTGCGGAGATCCTTTCCGGTATTTCACTGGCACGGCGAGACCTTCGATATCCCGGAAGGTGCGGTCAGACTCGCCGGGTCGGCACTCTATCCGAACCAGGCCTTTCGATACGGAGACAACGCCTACGCATTCCAGTTCCATATAGAGGTGAGGAAGGCGATGATCTATGAGTGGCTGAAGAATGAACCCGTCGATATGGTACAGATAAGAGCGAAGACCGAGGCTGCCTATGACGATTATCTCGGCGGTGCGTTGAGTTTCTATAAGGCATTCTTAAAATAG
- a CDS encoding citrate/2-methylcitrate synthase, whose translation MNEPVRIKNTGLRGVTVADTKISFIDGERGILIYRGFRIEDLAQKSSFLETAYLLLHGALPDKKQLEAFTRQVTEERDVPDFLYESFKKLPKESHPMDVLQAAIPLLAMADPDLGKESRDANILKALRLIARLPVLIAAWQRIRAGLEPLPQDKNLPHAANFLWQLSGIKPDAEIAADLDTCLVLHADHTFNASTFACREVVSTRAHMYAGVAAGVGALSGSLHGGANAEVIKMLMNLSSEKDIPAWVKRQLDKGERIMGMGHAVYKTTDPRAKILKEMSYRLGKKLRRENWYRLSNELEEAALQEFERRGKATIKPNVDFYSASVYHMMGIPDDLMTAVFAMSRIAGWSAHIIEEKFAEAQEKPALYRPASEYVGDYCGLTGCVYTPLEDRK comes from the coding sequence ATGAATGAACCCGTTCGTATAAAGAATACCGGTCTCCGGGGTGTAACGGTTGCTGACACGAAGATCAGTTTCATCGACGGAGAGCGGGGCATCCTTATTTACCGTGGCTTTCGGATCGAAGATCTCGCGCAGAAATCGTCATTCCTCGAAACCGCATACCTCCTTCTTCACGGCGCATTGCCTGATAAGAAACAACTCGAAGCATTCACCCGACAGGTCACCGAGGAGCGAGATGTCCCGGATTTTCTCTATGAGAGCTTCAAGAAGTTGCCGAAAGAATCTCATCCCATGGACGTGCTTCAAGCAGCCATACCGCTGCTGGCAATGGCTGACCCTGATCTAGGCAAAGAGTCGAGGGATGCCAATATTCTCAAAGCGCTCAGACTCATCGCGCGCCTGCCGGTCCTGATAGCGGCGTGGCAAAGAATAAGAGCCGGCCTCGAACCGTTGCCTCAAGACAAGAACCTCCCCCATGCAGCTAATTTCTTATGGCAGCTCAGCGGGATTAAGCCCGATGCGGAGATCGCCGCCGATCTCGATACCTGTCTCGTCCTCCACGCCGACCACACCTTCAATGCCTCAACCTTTGCCTGCCGGGAAGTTGTTTCGACAAGGGCCCACATGTATGCGGGAGTCGCGGCGGGGGTTGGTGCCCTCTCAGGCAGCCTCCACGGCGGTGCCAATGCCGAGGTTATAAAGATGCTCATGAATCTGTCATCCGAAAAAGACATCCCCGCCTGGGTGAAGAGGCAGCTCGATAAGGGAGAGAGGATCATGGGCATGGGCCACGCTGTCTACAAAACGACGGACCCGAGGGCCAAAATCCTGAAGGAGATGTCCTATCGTCTCGGGAAAAAACTCCGCCGGGAGAATTGGTATCGGCTCTCGAACGAGCTAGAAGAAGCCGCCCTTCAGGAATTCGAGCGAAGGGGAAAAGCGACGATTAAACCGAACGTGGATTTTTACAGCGCTTCCGTTTACCACATGATGGGCATACCGGATGACCTCATGACCGCCGTCTTTGCGATGTCGAGAATAGCAGGCTGGTCCGCTCATATCATAGAAGAGAAGTTTGCCGAGGCCCAGGAAAAGCCTGCGCTTTACCGGCCCGCGTCGGAATACGTCGGTGACTACTGCGGCCTCACGGGTTGCGTCTATACGCCGCTTGAAGACCGGAAATAA
- a CDS encoding radical SAM protein: MGRGQASVRYMNSTPLALPILAALTPEDIEVRIVDENHDAIPYDEDWDLAGITVMLHVSPSAIAIAERFRARGIKVAFGGFFPTLCYDHARRHVDSVIAGEAEPVWNEVIRDLQSNQLQPFYKANQLIDLKDIPFIKKELFSGKDEFYHIETTRGCPYNCDFCSVVSFYGTKFRHRPIDHVMRQLEELRGKVLFFVDDNITGDPAYARDLFHEMIPLKIKWSGQFSLNHAANRKLMSLAAESGCQFLFTGIESLSQDNLRAVDKKWAKPEKFAEWIKMTHDVSIGIYGSFMFGFEGDNKDVFQQTLDFCEDNEIELALFSALFPIHGSQFYRRLQADGRIFETDVRKFNGQYSTFYPKNMTPQELENGLRWLWKSYYSKESIRRRLSRWMRYQAPTQSGYSKTAALLLGLNMAFKVAVKDF; encoded by the coding sequence GTGGGACGTGGACAAGCTTCCGTTCGCTACATGAACTCTACCCCCCTTGCATTGCCGATTCTGGCAGCACTCACGCCTGAAGATATTGAGGTTAGAATTGTTGATGAAAACCATGATGCCATTCCGTATGACGAGGATTGGGATCTGGCGGGAATAACAGTTATGCTGCATGTATCGCCATCAGCGATTGCGATTGCAGAAAGGTTCCGCGCACGGGGAATAAAGGTGGCGTTTGGGGGGTTTTTCCCAACATTATGTTATGACCATGCCCGGAGACACGTCGATAGTGTCATAGCAGGCGAGGCAGAGCCCGTGTGGAACGAGGTGATAAGGGATTTACAAAGCAATCAGCTTCAGCCGTTTTATAAAGCAAATCAACTTATCGACCTCAAAGATATTCCGTTCATCAAGAAGGAATTATTCTCAGGCAAAGATGAGTTTTATCATATAGAAACGACACGAGGCTGCCCCTATAACTGTGATTTTTGCTCAGTTGTGAGTTTTTACGGTACAAAATTTCGTCACAGGCCGATTGATCATGTCATGCGACAGCTTGAGGAGCTGAGGGGGAAGGTGCTCTTTTTTGTTGATGACAATATAACTGGTGATCCCGCCTATGCTCGGGATTTATTCCATGAAATGATTCCTTTGAAGATCAAATGGAGCGGTCAATTTTCCCTTAATCATGCTGCGAACCGGAAATTGATGAGTTTGGCAGCGGAGAGCGGTTGTCAGTTCCTATTTACAGGCATAGAGTCGTTGAGTCAGGACAATCTTCGCGCAGTTGACAAGAAATGGGCGAAACCAGAAAAGTTTGCTGAGTGGATAAAAATGACTCATGATGTCAGCATAGGAATTTACGGCTCTTTCATGTTCGGATTTGAAGGGGATAATAAAGACGTTTTTCAACAAACCCTTGATTTTTGTGAAGACAATGAGATTGAGCTGGCATTGTTCTCCGCATTGTTCCCCATACACGGATCGCAATTTTATCGGCGGCTTCAAGCTGATGGCCGCATCTTTGAAACTGATGTCAGAAAGTTTAATGGACAATATTCCACCTTTTATCCTAAAAACATGACGCCTCAAGAGTTGGAAAACGGCTTGCGATGGTTATGGAAATCATATTACTCCAAAGAAAGCATTAGAAGGAGGTTATCGCGGTGGATGCGGTACCAGGCTCCGACGCAGAGCGGCTATTCGAAAACTGCTGCACTCTTGTTAGGTCTGAATATGGCGTTTAAAGTTGCAGTGAAAGATTTCTGA
- a CDS encoding VOC family protein yields MKQGVRSIIYPVKDIARAKILFRQLLGVEPYADQPYYVGFKIGDQDIGLDPNGHKNGMTVYYHVDDIKQSLQSLLSAGSQILQETKDVGGGGLIASVRDPDGNIIGLIQ; encoded by the coding sequence ATGAAACAAGGTGTCAGAAGCATTATCTATCCTGTCAAGGACATAGCTCGAGCAAAGATACTATTTCGTCAGCTCTTGGGTGTCGAGCCATATGCGGATCAGCCGTATTATGTTGGCTTCAAAATTGGAGATCAGGATATCGGATTAGACCCCAACGGTCACAAGAATGGAATGACAGTTTACTATCATGTTGACGACATCAAGCAGAGTCTGCAATCTCTTCTGAGCGCTGGCTCACAAATCTTGCAGGAGACAAAAGATGTCGGTGGCGGGGGACTGATCGCAAGTGTAAGAGACCCCGACGGTAACATCATCGGCCTTATTCAGTGA
- the nifA gene encoding nif-specific transcriptional activator NifA — MAKDYKRVELSTLYEISKILGSSLDLKTNLKSAMKVLAEYMDMKRGTVALKDNSEIAIVVAHGLTEEEIRRGRYRLGEGIIGKVAKLGSPIVIPNVGDEPLFLDKTGARKEISKDNIAFLCVPIKFKSEVLGVFSVDRLFGSKGVSFEEDVRLLKIIASLIGQSVKLNREIEREKEALIEETEELRRKLKGRYSIENIIGQSDRMQEVFEAVHRVSASKATALLRGESGTGKELIAKAIHYMSPRAKGPFIKFNCASVPEGLLESELFGHEKGAFTGAISMRKGKFEIADKGTIFLDEIGDLPLNLQPKILRVLQEREFERVGGERTLKVDIRLVAATSRNLEDLVNISKFREDLYYRLNVVPISLPPLRERKEDIPLLIECFLRQFNEQNRKTITLASDALKVLMDYDWPGNVRELENTVERLVVMSRRNTVRAVDLPLTFRIPETREVPVKGSLTSTIEETEKMRILAALEKTGWVQAKAARILGITPRQIGYKIVKYRLIRR, encoded by the coding sequence ATGGCAAAGGATTATAAACGCGTAGAGCTTTCGACGCTCTATGAAATCAGCAAGATACTCGGTTCATCCCTTGATCTTAAGACCAATCTGAAGAGCGCGATGAAGGTCCTTGCAGAGTATATGGATATGAAGCGTGGGACCGTGGCACTAAAAGACAACAGCGAGATCGCGATAGTCGTTGCCCACGGCCTGACCGAGGAAGAGATAAGGAGGGGGAGATATAGACTCGGTGAAGGAATCATCGGCAAGGTCGCCAAACTCGGCTCACCCATAGTAATACCGAATGTAGGGGATGAGCCGCTCTTCCTTGACAAGACAGGGGCGAGAAAAGAGATCAGTAAAGACAACATCGCCTTCCTCTGTGTCCCGATCAAGTTCAAGTCCGAGGTGCTGGGAGTTTTCAGCGTCGACAGGCTCTTCGGCTCAAAGGGCGTCTCCTTTGAAGAAGACGTGCGGCTTCTGAAAATCATCGCCTCACTCATCGGACAGTCGGTAAAGCTCAACAGGGAAATCGAGAGGGAGAAGGAAGCGCTCATTGAAGAGACGGAAGAACTCCGCCGGAAACTCAAGGGCCGTTACAGCATAGAAAACATCATAGGGCAGTCCGACAGGATGCAGGAGGTCTTCGAAGCGGTCCATAGGGTATCCGCCTCAAAGGCGACTGCCCTCCTCAGGGGAGAAAGCGGAACCGGAAAAGAACTCATCGCAAAGGCGATCCACTACATGAGCCCTCGGGCAAAGGGACCGTTCATAAAATTCAATTGCGCATCCGTTCCGGAGGGCCTGCTCGAATCGGAACTCTTCGGCCACGAGAAGGGGGCCTTCACCGGCGCGATCTCTATGAGAAAGGGGAAGTTTGAGATCGCGGACAAGGGAACGATATTCCTCGACGAGATCGGCGACCTCCCGTTGAACCTCCAGCCGAAGATCCTCCGCGTCCTCCAGGAGAGGGAGTTCGAACGCGTCGGTGGGGAGAGGACGTTGAAGGTAGACATCAGGCTTGTTGCGGCGACGTCGAGAAACCTCGAGGACCTTGTCAATATCAGCAAATTTAGGGAAGACCTCTATTACCGGTTGAATGTCGTGCCGATATCTCTCCCTCCTCTGAGAGAACGGAAAGAAGATATACCCCTCTTGATAGAGTGCTTCCTGAGACAGTTCAACGAGCAGAACAGAAAGACGATAACACTCGCATCGGATGCCCTCAAGGTTCTCATGGACTATGACTGGCCGGGAAATGTCCGTGAATTGGAGAATACCGTCGAACGTCTTGTCGTCATGTCCCGCAGAAATACCGTCAGGGCTGTCGATCTGCCCCTCACCTTCAGGATCCCTGAAACAAGGGAGGTCCCCGTGAAGGGCTCGCTCACATCTACTATTGAAGAGACCGAGAAGATGAGGATACTCGCCGCACTCGAAAAGACCGGATGGGTACAGGCAAAGGCGGCGCGAATTCTCGGAATTACGCCGAGACAGATCGGCTACAAGATTGTGAAATACAGGCTGATTCGGAGGTAG
- a CDS encoding efflux transporter outer membrane subunit yields MRFLLRSEISLVAAVSLLFTCCSVGPNFRKPDVSVSQNWLEAGDERVKGESSDYRYWWRVFDDPVLDKLIDEAYKNNLTLRIAGVRVLEARAQLGIAIGEFFPQSQQASGSLIFNRPSDAGVIPLSQYYVAQIGLSAAWELDFWGKFRRAIESANDIWLGSIANYDNALVTLTADVANSYIVIRTLEKRIEIARQNLEVQEKSVDIAKARLRYGTASQLDVELAKTQLNHTAALIPPLEILLRQAKDSLCFLLGMPPNDLEGLLGGPSDIPVSPPEVIVGIPTDLLRRRPDIRSAEYRAAAQSAQIGVAVADLYPAFSLTGSFGFLSSTTGTSKLGDLFKWSSQNITAGPSFQWSIFNYGQITNNVRLQDAFFQELLITYQNTVLAAQQEVEDNLVAFLKAQDRAEFLVLSTEAARKSLDLSVLQYREGTKDFVTVLIAQQALLNQQDDLADTLGTISGSLVRVYRALGGGWEIREGKELVPTSVTEEMAKRTNWGRLLAPASYNPDVSGETPSSPRLHPDW; encoded by the coding sequence ATGCGATTCTTACTGAGGTCAGAGATTTCCCTTGTTGCGGCAGTCAGCCTCCTCTTCACATGCTGTTCCGTTGGCCCGAATTTTCGGAAGCCCGATGTTTCCGTTTCTCAGAACTGGCTGGAGGCCGGCGATGAACGGGTGAAGGGTGAATCATCGGACTACCGTTACTGGTGGCGGGTATTTGACGACCCGGTCCTCGACAAGCTCATCGACGAGGCATATAAGAATAACCTCACTCTCAGGATCGCCGGCGTAAGGGTACTCGAAGCCCGGGCCCAGCTCGGCATCGCCATCGGAGAATTCTTCCCCCAGTCCCAGCAGGCCTCGGGATCCCTCATCTTTAATCGGCCGAGCGACGCGGGAGTAATCCCTCTCTCCCAGTATTACGTGGCTCAGATCGGACTGAGCGCCGCTTGGGAACTCGATTTTTGGGGCAAGTTCAGGCGCGCCATCGAGTCGGCAAACGATATTTGGCTTGGCTCGATCGCCAACTACGACAACGCCCTCGTAACCCTGACGGCGGATGTTGCCAATTCCTATATCGTCATCAGAACTCTCGAAAAGCGGATCGAGATCGCGCGCCAGAATTTAGAGGTCCAGGAAAAGAGCGTCGATATCGCCAAGGCCCGTTTGCGGTACGGCACCGCGTCACAACTCGATGTCGAGCTTGCCAAGACCCAACTCAATCACACGGCAGCACTCATCCCTCCCCTCGAAATCCTTCTGCGGCAGGCCAAGGATTCCCTCTGCTTCCTCCTCGGCATGCCGCCGAATGACCTGGAGGGTCTCCTCGGTGGCCCGTCGGACATCCCTGTCTCTCCTCCCGAGGTGATCGTCGGAATCCCGACAGATCTTCTCCGCCGCCGGCCCGACATCCGGAGCGCCGAATACAGGGCAGCCGCACAGAGTGCACAAATCGGCGTAGCGGTCGCCGACCTCTACCCGGCCTTCTCTCTCACCGGAAGTTTCGGCTTCCTCTCTTCCACTACCGGAACATCCAAGCTCGGCGACCTCTTCAAGTGGTCCAGCCAAAACATCACAGCCGGACCCTCCTTCCAGTGGAGTATATTCAACTACGGTCAGATCACGAACAATGTTCGCCTCCAGGATGCCTTTTTTCAGGAGTTACTCATTACATATCAGAACACGGTTCTCGCAGCACAGCAGGAGGTCGAGGACAATCTCGTCGCTTTCTTGAAGGCCCAGGACAGGGCGGAGTTTCTCGTACTGAGCACTGAGGCTGCCAGGAAATCCCTCGACCTTTCCGTCCTTCAATACCGGGAAGGCACGAAAGATTTCGTAACGGTCCTGATCGCGCAGCAGGCACTCTTGAATCAGCAGGACGATCTGGCCGACACCCTCGGCACCATCTCGGGCAGTCTGGTCAGGGTCTATAGGGCCTTGGGAGGCGGCTGGGAGATCCGCGAAGGAAAGGAATTGGTTCCTACTTCCGTAACAGAAGAGATGGCAAAGCGCACGAATTGGGGCAGATTGCTCGCCCCTGCATCATATAATCCGGATGTCTCCGGGGAAACACCATCCTCTCCGCGGCTTCATCCGGATTGGTAA